The genomic interval CATCGTTGGCAAGAACAGGTCACGCGAATAATAGCACCGGAACAGGGTGGTATAATGTCAGCGTAGATTCTCCAACCATTTATCTCACAGTACCAGTTGATACTACGGTAGCTGGCGATTCCGTTCTCGTACTATTCTGGTCACATCCTGGACAAGCATTTACTCCTGGTTCATGGTGGGATCTTGATACCAGCGGTATCCTTAACTTAGCACATCCATTACCGGTAGGAACATCAACAGCGTATGTAGGTATCATTACAGGTTGGATTGACCCGGTTACCAATGCAATCACCATTTTACCGAGAAACTATCTCTACGGTGCATCGTCTCTAGTTGCAGGAAGTAAGAATATATATATGGGCGATACTGTTTACGTTACGATATTAGCGCATGGCGGTGATTCTGCTTATAACCGTTTCGGACCAGGAACAAAACATAACCGAGTTCTATCTGGTCCCGGTGCATTAGAGTTCGATAATCTTGGCAATGCGTTTATGGCAGATAAAGTCGCTCGGCGGTTGTATGTATATGATTCAAGCTGGAATCTGAAAGCCCAATATTATATTTTCGGAGAACTATCCGGCGTAGTTCGTGGAATAGGCGTAAATCCGGAGAATGGTGATATATATGTTGCGAGTCAATTCGGTCGAGTATGGAAATTTACACGGACCGGTAGTGATGTAACTAGTTATAAACAAGACCCTGAACCGTTCTACTTCTCAAACGCCCGTGGATTAGATGATACCAACGGTGCAGCGATTGATGTCGATGTTGTTCCGTTACCAAAAGGGTTGAAATCGTATTCGGCTGCAGTATATGTTAGCGCTCCTGTTGGTCGAGATGCTAAAGGACCGGTAAAAGTATTCGTTGATGAACCCGGTGCACGAGGTGTACTAGTGCAGGATTTAGTTTCACCGCAAGCTACGGGAACCGGTATCGGTCCGCGTGGCGCAGCGATTACTGCTGACCGAAAACGGGTATACTCGGTCAACTGGTCGAGCACAACTGCTACTCCGCAATTTATCACTTACTGGTATCTCGATGGATGGTTTGTACCGGTAGAACTATCGCGGTTTGAATCGGTTATTGATTAATAAGATTATGTAGCATTCATAGGGGTTGAATTTGAAAAATCAACCCCTATTTTTTATTATCGATATATTAACAAATATGTTAATATTTCATTTTTTCAGGAAAGAAGGTGATTGTATATTGTATAACAAGACAAATAAAGGATTTACGCTTATAGAATTGCTTATTGTCGTTGCAATTATCGCCATTTTAGCTGCTATTGCTATTCCAAACTATCTAGCAGCGCAAACCCGAGCGAAAATAAGTCGGGTCAAAAAAGAAATGCAAACATTATCAACCGCATTAGAAGCTTACGCTACCGATTATAACGCTTATCCAATCTATGATAATACTCGGTGGCACATTATCGGTTGGGCTAAATTAACTACTCCGATAGCGTATATTACCAAAATACCTAATGATGAATTTAAATGGCGTGGTTCTTGGTATAGTGGTATGGGCGGTAGTGAAGGATGGTATTGGGCATATACGAACGGAGTTAGTACTGACCCGAAAAAAGAACCTAGTGCATATACGATTTGGTCAATTGCGCCAGATTTAGTACACCAGATACCAGCATATCGGGACAGATATCAATTAGAAAATGATTTAAATAACCCGAATCTAGTTCCGTTACCAGCACCGACTTGGTGGCGGTATCAAGGCGGGAGTTATAACTATGACCCTACGAATGGTTTGATGAGTTTCGGTGATATCTGGCGTGCATCAAAATGATGGATAAAAATAAGCGGTTATACACTCATTAATGTTTACCCCCGAAGGCTTTCGGGATGATACTATCAGAACAACACTATACTGTGCGGCAAATGTTAATTACGCGCAGGAACACAAAAACAATTATAGGAAAAATGGTTTTTATAGGGTCACATATAGGACGCAACTAACCGTAGTCATAATATGTTGGCGTTTCTTTTTTGGTTTAATCTTGAAAGCCTTCGTGATTTTTCTAAATCTTCTAAAACGTAATCAGCATTTGGATTTTTCAATTAAGTCACCGACCCGAATAAAAGCTTGACACTCCGTTTTGTTACCTTTATAATAGAGTAAACTCCTATTAGCAATTATTTCCAACTCTGTCAATAGTTAAGGGTGTCTGGTGGTAAATAACTGGATAGGCTGAACGTTCAGATGGTTAAATCGCCATTCCGTATATATCTAATTTTCCCGGATTAAGTTATTCGGTAAAGAACGGATGCATAATGGATACAAGGGAAACCGATTTTTTTAGGAACGATTAATAGCCCTTGATATTTCATAAAAATGGATCGAATTTATTTTATGGAAGCGGTGGAATTATTAAAAGATGAAATAGGATTAGTTTCAGCGTATATGATCGGTATTCCAGCAACGATAGCGGCGAACAAACTGAACTTCTGCGTATCAGCAGATGCTGACCAAGCGGAGCAGAATAAAACCGCATTAAAAAATGCGTTTAAACTGGTAGCGCAGATATATCCTCGTCTGCAGAAAAAGTATGGAAAGCAAGTTGCAGATGATATTATGGGGAAAGTCTTAGTTAAAGTCGCTACTGAATTCTTTCAAGGATTCAAGCCAATCGGACCCGACGATAAATTCCCAGCGTTTGCGAAAATCTATAAAGATTTCGAAAGCCATAATCTGGTGTTCGACGTTATTGAAGAAACAGATACCAAACTCGACGTTATCGTTCGTCGGTGCCTGATATATGAAGCGATGAAAGATCTAGGAATGGGTGATTTGATTCCACATCTCTGTCAGTTCGCATTCACCTATTTCCAATCATATCATCCGAATATAAAATATCTAAAAGATAAAATGATTGGAAGCGGTGACGCTTGTTGTCATGAAACGTTTCTGTGGAAAGAAGAAGAACTCAATTAAAATAACCATCCACAGAACCGGTTGGCTCATCGGCACGGTATAAAACAAGGAGAATTCGCGCTACGCAAACCAAACTAGGCACGATCGCATAGAACGTGGGGATGAGAAATCGCATGGATAAAAACATTGCGTTTCCTCTATATTCAGCCCCGACAAAAGCTTGACACTCCATTTTGTTACCTTTATAATAGAGTAAACTCCTATCAGCAATTATTTCCAAATTCTATCAATAGTTAAGGGTGTCTGGTGGTAAATAACCGGATAGGTTGAACGTTCGGATGGTCGGGCCGCCATCCCATATATATCTAATTCTATCGGAGTAGGTTGAATAGCAAAGGACGGATGTATAATGGGTGCGAAAAATAACCGACCACTTACTCGAGAATTTTTAAGAGACAAGACCTTCCTAATTTGTTCATCCGTTTTTCTGTCTTTCATTTTACATTCTGAAATCAACAGCTCCAATTCGTTTTTTATAAACACCTTTTATTAGCAGGTGATGCACTAAATTCTTACTTTTTTAATTTCAGGAGGGAACATTATGAGTTTTTGGAATACGCTATTCGGCAAACCTAAAACTGCTAAATACTATAATAAACAAGCAATTAAATTGATTCAAAAGGGTAGGTTCGATGAAGCGATTAGTATGTGCAATGAAGCGATAGCACTTGATGCGGGATATACCGATGCGTATAACAATCGCGGGTTAGCATATGCGCAAAAGAATGAATATGACCGCGCAATTGCAGATTTTAACAAAGCGCTAGAAATCAATCCGCGGTTAGGCGAAACGTATTATAATAAAGCGCTAACCTGCGAGAAAGCTGGCCGAACGTTAGATGCAATTGAAGGATATAAAAAAGCAATTGAATTCGGAGCTAAACAGAATCCGTTTATCCTCGACCGAGCGAAACAGCATATCGCAGATTTAGAAAAAGAACTCAAGCAGTAAGAGAATGATAAAATGGTAATGCCGGAATTTCAGTTTATGGCGTTCGAATAATCTGATACATAATTATCTATCTGCCGGTTCGGTATGGACGGTAATCTGTGCTATTTGAGGGAACTCAGATTTTATCCTCTGTTCGATAGCGGTTGAAATATCATGGACTTCGGGTAAGGATAGTTCCGGTTGCAAGCAACAATGCAGCGATACCTTATACTTCCCTTCAGAAGTCTGAACATTGACTTCATGGCAATCAAGCACACCAGGGATCATTTCTGCAGTAGCTTTTATCTTTCCTACTAACCGTTGGGTTTGACCGGTAACATCTTTTGCCGGGACAGAATTATGGTTTGCGATTTCAAGATGTGTCGTAACCTGTGCAACATTCGGTATCTCCTGTTTAATTCTATCTTCAAGCTGATGAGATAACTCGTGGGCATGCTCAAATTTAGTTTCTGGCGCTAATTCTAAATGGAGGTTAATCGATAACTTCCGTCCGATTTCGCTTATTTGAACATTATGGATAGTCAATGATAGGGAATTCGCAATCAATCGGATTTTATCTATGGTTTGTTCCTGGCTGGTAGCTTGCGGATCAGCGTGGATAACGATATCCGCATTCGGAATGAGTTTCGCGAGTTTCTGTTCAACTTCATTAACCACAGTATGCGCCTGTTCGAACGGAACTGTGCGATTAATTGCTAGCCGCATATCGATAAACGTTTGTGCGCCAGCTTTCCGAACTCGCAAATCACTGAACGACTCCACGCCGGAAACCGACCGAATCACATCTTCTATCTGTAACATCGTCGCTTCACCTGGTGCGGTATCGAGGAGAACGTCAATCGTCCGTTTTCCTAGGCGGACACTAACAATCAACACCCAGAGAGCAACGATAAGTGCTGCTATTGGGTCAGCCCAGTGCCAATCGAAAGCAAAAACGAATATGAGACCGACGATAACTACCACCGTACTCCAAATATCACTTAGGAAATGCAATGCGTCTGCTTCCAATGCTTGACTATCATATTTTTTCGCTGCACGAGATAATGCTACCGCCCGTGATATTGTTATTGCTAAAGAAACCAGCATCGTACTTAACGCGACCCAACCTACATCAATCTGCGTCGGTTTAATCAACCGCTGGATAGCTTCAGAAATAATCCAGAAGCAGGTGATAAGCAAGAGTGCGGTTTCGATTAATGCGGAGAAACTTTCGATTTTATGATGGCCATAAAGATGTCGACGGTCAGCAGGTTTATCGGAGAAGCGAACCGCAAAATAGGTGATCAGTGCTGCACCAAGGTCAAGCGCAGAATGTGCCGCTTCAGAGATGATACCTAAACTGCCGGTGATAATCCCGATAACTATTTTAAGAATTGTGAGAAATCCTGCTGCCCAAACGGAAGATAAAGCAACCTGCGCCTTCTCTCGGCTATCGGAATTAAGATCCTGATGTAGATTGTTATGCTGGTGAGCCAAAATAGGTTAAATAGGTTAAATAAGTTAAATAAGTTAAATCTATAGCGTTAAAATTCATGGTCTGGTAAGGTATCGGGTATCGAAATTGTAAGCGTGATAAATGAATCTCCAAAACGCTAACCCAGACGACACAAAGCCGAAACCTCTACCGATTGATCGCAATCTTATATAACCATTTAACCTATTTAACTCATTTAACGGCTTTTTGATAGATTATGTTTCTTCTTCTTCCGCCGCTTCAGGTTTCCGAGCGGCAATAATCTTCTGACTCACTTCCGGTGGAGTTTCCTGATAATGGGAAAATTTCATTGTATAACTGCCACGACCCCGAGCAATTGACCGTAAATCAATCGCATAGCGTGACATTTCCGCTAGCGGTACCAACGCTTTTATCACCTGTTTCCCATTTTTCGAATCTACACCCATAATCTGCCCACGTTTCGCATTGATATCGCCTATAATATCCCCCATATATTGTTCAGGTACCGTCACTTCAACTTCGACAATCGGCTCGA from bacterium carries:
- a CDS encoding cation-efflux pump translates to MAHQHNNLHQDLNSDSREKAQVALSSVWAAGFLTILKIVIGIITGSLGIISEAAHSALDLGAALITYFAVRFSDKPADRRHLYGHHKIESFSALIETALLLITCFWIISEAIQRLIKPTQIDVGWVALSTMLVSLAITISRAVALSRAAKKYDSQALEADALHFLSDIWSTVVVIVGLIFVFAFDWHWADPIAALIVALWVLIVSVRLGKRTIDVLLDTAPGEATMLQIEDVIRSVSGVESFSDLRVRKAGAQTFIDMRLAINRTVPFEQAHTVVNEVEQKLAKLIPNADIVIHADPQATSQEQTIDKIRLIANSLSLTIHNVQISEIGRKLSINLHLELAPETKFEHAHELSHQLEDRIKQEIPNVAQVTTHLEIANHNSVPAKDVTGQTQRLVGKIKATAEMIPGVLDCHEVNVQTSEGKYKVSLHCCLQPELSLPEVHDISTAIEQRIKSEFPQIAQITVHTEPADR
- a CDS encoding tetratricopeptide repeat protein encodes the protein MSFWNTLFGKPKTAKYYNKQAIKLIQKGRFDEAISMCNEAIALDAGYTDAYNNRGLAYAQKNEYDRAIADFNKALEINPRLGETYYNKALTCEKAGRTLDAIEGYKKAIEFGAKQNPFILDRAKQHIADLEKELKQ
- a CDS encoding L-2-amino-thiazoline-4-carboxylic acid hydrolase, whose amino-acid sequence is MDRIYFMEAVELLKDEIGLVSAYMIGIPATIAANKLNFCVSADADQAEQNKTALKNAFKLVAQIYPRLQKKYGKQVADDIMGKVLVKVATEFFQGFKPIGPDDKFPAFAKIYKDFESHNLVFDVIEETDTKLDVIVRRCLIYEAMKDLGMGDLIPHLCQFAFTYFQSYHPNIKYLKDKMIGSGDACCHETFLWKEEELN